Genomic window (Vulpes lagopus strain Blue_001 chromosome 6, ASM1834538v1, whole genome shotgun sequence):
TTACCATGTGGTGCTGCTAGTCCCCTACTGCTACCACAACAGtgttttaaaacaacacaaatttattatcttacaggttttttttgtttgcttgttttaggTGAGAAAGCCAACACAGTTCTTactggactaaaatcaaggtgtcagtagggccGTGTTCCTTTCtagaggctccaggggagaatttGACTTTGCCATTCCTCGGCTCTTGGCCCCCTTCCACCTTCAAAGCTAGAAACGGCCAGCTGTGTCTTTTTCACAGCACATCACTGACACCCTCTTGTGTCTCCCCTTCCACTTACAAGGACCCTTGTAATTTCATTGGGTCCAAatgaataatccaggataatctccccctTCAAGTGTCAAATTTAGTGATTAGCAAACTTAATTCCATCTGtaatcttaattcattttttccacttaatCTAACATATACAGATTCCAAAGAGTAGGCAATGGGCATCTTCGGAATCTATCACATGTACCATAGTGCTGTTCAAATCACTCTTCGTCTCTGGTTTTTGCATTTGTATAAATATGACATTGGTCTATATAACCCCCAAGGTCCTGTCTAGGTCTATCAGCTAGGGCTCCAAGTCAACAAAAGTTTATAGTAACTATTATATCTGGTCTTTCACTGAACTTGCATCATAtaattaatctaaaaataatattaaacaaggaatccctgagtggcgcagcggtttggcgcctgcctttggcctagggcgcgatcctggagacctgggatcgaatcccacgtcgggctcccggtgcatggagcctgcttctccctctgcctgtgtctctgcctctctctctctcgctgtctctctctgtgtgactataataaataaataaataaataaataaataaataaataacctataCTGAgcaattaagattaaaaaaaaataaaaataaaaataatattaaactcAATTTATGTTCAGAAGTGACTTCCAAGGATATTAGGCCATGAATCTCCCAGAGTAAGTGTTGGCCACAGCCCAAAACACATACAAAACCAATTATAATACAGTAAGTCTTTCCACTTAACATCAGAATGGAGACCTTAATAATGAACTTTCAAATGTATGGTACCCTAAGCATTTAAGTCACAAATGAATGAAGcagcatataaataaatcttaactgACACACAAGAAAGGTTCCCTTCCTCCCGCcaagaaaggaagattttttttttaagattatatttatgtatttatgagagaccgagagagaagcagagacacaggcagagggagaagcaggctccatgtagggagcccgatgcggcactcgatcccgggaccccaggatcatgccctgagctgaaggcagacgctcaaccgctgagccacccaggcgtccccacaagAAAGGATTTTGATGAGGGATAAatgaagtgtattttattttgtacctATTaaccctctttcctctcccccccCTTTCACAGACATTTGCTAAATcatattacaaaaagaaaaaacaaatcggTGCCATAAGTGGTGAGTACAAAAGCCATCCAAATGACAATCATTGAAATTCAAGGAAGTAAGAACACTCTAGTAATAAGAGTAAGCGATTCACCTTTCTGACTTAACGGAATGGCTTCTCTCAAAGAAAACAGTATTTGGGTtcttaagtattttgaaaaataatgtagtTTTATCACCTTAACACACTCAACAATATTTGGATTAGAAATGAAAAGTTGGTATACGGAGTAAATCCTTCAGcagcgattttttttttaacagcgaTTTTTAATTTATCTCCTTAACAAGTTTTCTTACCAACGTACCCTTATTACCACCGACCCCATTATCAGATGGTACTTTCTCCATCAGAATACTTCAAGTTATGTACTTTAGAACTGACATTTTCTACATagttaaaatatgcataatctGAATacatcagtatttttattttttcatttaaagatgcAAAACACAAATGCTGAGTTGGCATACattcacatattcacatataACTTTTTCTCTCATGTTTACAACTTAACAGGTTGCTGAATCCAAAGGAACTAGTATAATCACAACGTGGAGCATACCTATAacgaagagaaaaaaattaaaactgtatcaTTAACCAGCAGAAATAATATTAAACTGAAACCATTCTGAATAATTTACCTTAGAGTATCTGGTAAAGTCTAGAAAGTAAAATCCACAAAAAGTATCAATCCTTAATTGTGTTGttttagcaaaaaaaattttttttaaatttttatttatttatgatagtcacagagagagagagagagaggcagacacacaggcagagggagaagcaggctccatgcaccaggagcccgacgtgggattcgatcccgggtctccaggattgcgccctgggccaaaggcaggcgccaaaccgctgcgccacccagggatcccctagcaaAAAATTTTTATGTGACCTATAAGAGTAGCAAAATCATCCTGATTTAAATATGTACTTCATTTTTATCAATTGATTGGCTGACTGTAGTAGGGATAGCAAGGTGATATTAATaggaaaagagaagtgaaaaaattTGGATAATCAAACCCTAGAGAGCCGAGCTTGAGAGTTGTtacgtattaaaaaaaaaaaaaaagtgtatgctAGTGATTACTATTATCAAGCAGATTATAACttacctactttattttttaaaaagatttttatttatttatttgacagagagagagaaagagcacaagcagggggagcagcaggcagagggagaaggagaagcagattccttgctgaacACAGAGCGCGATGCTGGCACGATCCGATCctagaacctgggatcatgacctgagccaaaggcagatgcttaactgactgagcaacccaggtgccccaagttacCTACTGAAATCAATCTAATCCTTATTAAAGCTGAGATGtatgtgatttttcattttgcaaaaagattaatgtaaaatttctttaaaaggattTTCAGAAATAAACTATGCATTTACATATATGTAGACATATAAAGTAaactcattccttcttttttcttttttctttttttttaaggttttatttatttatccatgagggacacagagagaggggcagagggagaagcaggctccatgcagggagcctgaagagggactggatcccaggactccaggatgatgccctgagctaaaggcagacgctcaaccgctgagccatccaggtgtccctcattccttcttttaaatCACAGAGCATGCAGAGAAGAGTACCTTGTTCACAGCTAGATTTTACTAGGAACTGTCCAATTGGGTGTTAGTTGTAACAATCATAAAGAAATGGTCATATGGTAAACGATTTCCCAATCTATTGCCCTCATACATTCACCTGttctaaaaatactaaattaCCAGCAGGCCCAAGCACTGGGCAATTTGCTGAGTACATTATGATTAATAAAATAGGGTTTCTAGTCTCATGAAATTTACTCAGGTGTCACATATAACAAAGAGATATTAAGAAATACATGAATAATGGTAACTTGTCTTCAATGTTATGAAGTCATTGTATACATTAGGTTCACAAAATGATACGATTTTGATTTCATTCTTAAGCACAACTTTCTTTGAACATAGACAAAGCATGATTGAAAATGatgctaaaaatatttatgctGAGAGATGCTTCAGCTAAGgtattaaaattcataaatttgtCACAGACAGGAATATCAGTGCTAAAAGTATAAActcagtaggggcacctggctggctcagttggagttgcatgcaactcttgatgtcagggttgtgagttcaagtctcacatAGAgtttagaaattacttaaaagaagtaacaataaaaaaaaataaaaataaaaaaaaatatataaaaaataataaaaaatttaaaaataataaaaaataaataaataataaaataaaaaagaagtaacaaaaatatatataaacccaataaaaaaaatcaaccaaaatacattatttaaaaagaggtCAAATTAACTTGCATAATTTATTAATCCTATAAAATTGCATACTTACTATATTAGTATTTCAATGGTTTATTCCaacccatttcttcttttatactcTAAAACATCTTCATTATGTTTTTTGATTAGCTAGAAGTAGATAACAATtagaattagaaatatatatataaattattctagttaaaaataaaaggctaagaGATGCAAGTCCAAAAACTATGAATGGTATATACTAGTTCATTTTAATCTAACATACTAAATTTGAGGAGAAGATAGCCtttaggagtttatttttatttatttattatttttaaaagattttatttatttattcatgagagacacacagagagacagagacacaggcagagggagaagcaggctccatgcaggaagcccgatgtgggactcggtcccaggaccccgggatcatgccctgagtccccccaggcgtcccctttaTGAGTTTAAATTCaacttctgtcaaataaattatttcattcagcagGTAATTAACGTAACAGAGTAAGTTACTACAGAGGAGTTAAACCAACACAACCGACCAGAACGGAGTCATTAAATGAGGCCCATCCTGGTTGCTGTGTTACACCTCTAACCTTAGATGCCGGACACTGTGAGTCACCATCCCCATCCCCAATTGTCTGTGTGTTAATTCAATGTCGCGGGACATAGAAACTTTCTTAGAACCACCGTCTGACAGAATCTGCAACCAAAACAATGGTCGATACACAAGGGTGACATTTGCTGCAAAGATCCAATTACACTCAGAGTTCTCGGCAGCAATCAAGCTTTTTGGGGAaagctttaaattaaaattcattataacacggggatccctgggtggcgcagcggtttggcgcctgcctttggcccagggcgtgatcctggagacccgggatcgaatcccacgtcaggctcccggtgcatggagcctgcttctccctctgcctgtgtctctgcctctctctctctctctgtgactatcataaataaaaaaaaaataataataaaagaaaaaaaaataaaattaattataacaaatatttttttaagactaaaaattttttttagggatccctgggtggcgcagcggtttggcgcctgcctttggcccagggcgcgatcctggagacccgggattgaatcccacatcaggctcccggtgcatggagcctgcttctccctctgcctgtgtctctgcctctctctctctgtgtgtgtgtgtgtgttactatcataaataaataaaaattaaaaaaaaaaatttttttaaagattttattatttactcatgaaagacagaggcagagacacaggcagagggagaagcaggctccccacagtgtcCCATGCAGaccttgatcccaagaccctggggtcacgccctgaacccacggcagacactcaaccactgagccacctgggcatcccacaaatattatttttgaaaggatTAGTTACTATTGTTATGTTGTAAACCATGTCCACCATCTCTTACTCCTTCCCATTATCAACAAgccattttaatgagaaaattcaaAACGAGAGATCTAAGCATTGGAGATGGGAGGCAGTGGAGAAAGCCCCAAACCCatgagataaaaacaaacaaatcttaaatacTAACATAGCACACAGCCTTTGAGTCAACTTCAAAAAAAGGTGTCTACAGAGAGGCAGTATTTCACGGTGGTCTACAGTGTAATTCTGAAGTCAGGGAGAATCGGGTTTAGCCAACTGATTTCtccaagtgttttctttttttgttttttaaataaaatatttatttattcgtgagagacacaggcagagggagaagcaggctccgtgtagggagcccgatgcgggacttgatcccggaaccccggggtcacgcactgggtcaaaggcaggcggtaaccgctgagtcacccagggattcccctccaAGTGttttctttacctataaaaagTCAGTGATAACAGTACCTATTACACAGTGTTGTTGAAAAAGATTAAgtgaatttttatatgtaaagcacttggaGGGCGgcccaggcggctcagcggtttagcgccgccctcggcccagggctgaccccggggtcccgggttgagtcccacttcaggctccctgcatggggcctgcttctccctctgcctgtgtgcgtgtctctctctctctctctgtgtctctcatgaataaataaataaaatcttaaaaaaaaaaaaagcatttgtaatactgtaaagagaaaataaaaagctgctaCACACAGAGTACGATTTCCAACAGTGCATTTACCCAAACGTTGATTAAAAGCTTGTGTTTTGGGAGTCTAGTGGGGCTTAATTTGTATTGCTTGTCCATTGATGATGTGTCCGTATAGCATCTGGAAAAAAAACGTCTTCGTAAAACCCAACGGCAGggaggcccgggtggctcagcggttgggcgtctgccttcggcccagggcgtgaccccggggtcccgggttagagtcccacgtcgggctccctgcagggagcctgcttctgcctctgcctgtgtccctgcctgcctgtctgtgtctctcgggatgaatgaatgaatgaatgaatgaatgaacccaaGGGCAGCCTCCATCCTCATTCGCCGGTACAGGACAAGCCCTCCTCAAACTGCCAGCTAACGACCGGCCTAACTCCGAGGCTGCTGCaatcttccttccctctgctggtCCCCGGGTTCCGCTGTGAGGTCGCACGCGCTGAGCCCTTCCGCGAATCCGCGGCTGGGtgggcccggccccgcgccccgcccccccaccgaGCGGGGCCCGCGCACCACGGAGGCGCCAACTCACGTGGATCCACAGGGCGGCGGCGGTGCCCAAGGTCAGCCCGACCTTCAGCCAGTCGGGGCGGTCCCGCGGCGGCTCCCGAACGTAGAACTTCCACCGCGCGCGAGCTGCAGGCGGACAGCGGACGCGCAGGTGCCTCAGCGTCTCTaaccctcccgccccgcccccccccggcgGAAGTGGGCCTCGCctgccgccccgcccccaccccgggcggAAGCGGGGCTCGCAGCTGCGGGCCCGCCGCCCCCGTCCTCCGCGCCGCCCTCCACGCCCGGGCACTGGCCTCCGCCGGCTCTCGGGGGCCCCGAAGGCCGTTCGCAGGGACCGAGAGAGGGCGGCGGCGGGCGACGCCGAGCCTAGAGTCGGCGCTGCGATCCGCGGCCCCGACCCCGCGTCCCCGCCGGCTGGGCCCGCCCCGGGGGCGGCAGACGGGCAGGCCGGGGCAGCCTGCGCCGCCAGGAGCACTCACAGGCGCTCGGGAGCCGGGCCGGAGCCAGGAGCCGGGCCGGAGCCAGGAGCCGGGAGGCCGAGCGGGACAGCACGGGCGGCGCCATCTTGCCGGGCGAGGCTCCGCCTCcttcgggggcggggccgcggggcggggcggccgggcgcCCCCTGGCGGAGCGCGGCGGGAGCTCGCGGGCGGGGCGGCCTCGCCTGGTGGGTGGAATGGGCCTCGGGAGGCGGTGGTGGAacgtggaggggggggggggccatTTATCCACTTGGCTGCCCCGTTTCAGGCTCCTGCCCCAGGGATACTCAGCAGATctactaaaaatcttttttttcttttttaaagatacttatttctttatttctttatttatttatgagagacacagagagagggagaggcaggctccctgcagggagcccgatgtgggactcgatcccgggtctccagggtcacgccctgggctgaaggcggagctaaaccgctgaccgcccccccccccccgggctgcccagatttagTAAAATCTTGCAACATGAGccagaaaactgaaaatgaagcGTCGAGCAACAACTAGCACTTTGCATTCTGTGTTCCTGACGCTGTGCGTTATGCATCCTACTGGTTTCTATGCATCATTTCCTTTCACCTTCATAACGACCGCTTGACAGGCCTTACTATCCTCAGGTTACAGATAAAGCTCCAAGAAGGCAACTGGCTCGTGCAAGGGGACATACCGTCTATTTGGAAAGACCTTAGTTCCGGAAGCCTGTTCACACGCACTATCCTAGTGAAGCTTCCCGAGGCTGCgaggaaaagagagaattctTCGTATTTCGGaagtgccctgccctgccctcacctgctcAGGCTTAGGATCCCACAGCCAGGGGAGGTGGGGTTCAGATTGGGGTCTTCTGAGCCCAGCTCTGCTGATCCTCAGTAGCCCACCTGGCAGCCTCCACCAGTCCCGAGCCCCCGAGCTGTAGAGAACAAGGTTACAAGAGgcgagtttattttttttttttttttacggattttatttattcattcatgagagacagagagacagagggagaagcaggcttcctgcggggagcccgacgcaggactcgatcccaggacctcggggtcacgccctgggctgaaggcaggtgctaaaccgctgagccacctgggctgcccttccttgtgcttttaaaatcttcctaaatGGCATTAAGTTTAAAAGATTATAGtgttaaattatttctattacatatatacatatttttcatggCATTTAGATATCAGATTGGATTGAGAAGTGACTGCACAAAATCTGGCTCAATTATGAAAGATAAAGCTTATCAGCAGTACAATGTCTTCGGTGGGCAAAATCAAATTGTTTACGACTACCAGATACTTTCTAAGCTCCCCAAGGACCACATAGGATAGGGTTTATGTTACAGCTGTAATACTGAGGCATAGAGACAgtaagtaatttgcctaaaaaTCAAAAGCTGCGAGGcttttgatcctggagacccaggatcaagtcccacatcagactccctgcatagagcctgcttgtgtctctgcctctctctatatatctctcatgaaaaaataaacacaatgttTAAAATacgaaaaaataaaagcacaatgaaTATTAGcaaatctcttttccttctctctatatatttttttaattttgtttttctttcttccttttcaagtaagctctgtgcccaacatggggcttgaactcaccactctATGtccaagagtctcatgttctactGATTGACCTAGCCAGATGCCcatctctctgttttcttcagcaatattactgggaaaaaaataataattattgtccAATGAATAAAATCATCGTACGATgctttcttgttcatttttacaTGCAATTGAATGGCTAACTAGATTGCTAACTGTGAGTCACATTATAGTTTGTAACCTGGTTTGAGCTTCCTGGCCTCATGCTCAAGTAAGCAAACCACCCAACTAACATGCTGAGTCAGTTGTTGGTTCTCAACTTCTTGTCCGCTCAGCAACCTGACAGTTGAATATTCTTTCTACATCGTCCCTTGGAAGCTTGTCCTGACACAGCTTTTGCTAGTATCTAACAAGTCGAAACAGAAGCCGTGTTTAGTCAGAGCATACAGAGCCAGGAAGCAAATTACCAAGTTCAGTACTGCTGGTGGAAAAAGCTCGTTTGTTCTTTTGGTTCCTGTATCCTTTTACTTGTGTATATTTTGGGAAAGTGATGAAATACAAGTACATTCCTCTCCGCGTGTTAGAGCTGATGGAACCCTACACTTGGGAGGAGGCAGCTGTAGGTGAAACTCCATCTTGAGAAGAATCCTGATGAAGCAATTCCGGCCAGGAGCTCATAGCCACAGATATTTTGGTAGAAGTTGCTACATGACATGCACTTAAGCATTTCCAGAGTTTGAATGCTAAAACCTTTATGACCTAGGCAAAAGGGGAAAGGATTTGAGTTAGCAGCTAAAAAACTACAGTTCTAGTCCCAGATTTTTTCCATTGGGCAACATCTTACTCAA
Coding sequences:
- the NDUFC1 gene encoding NADH dehydrogenase [ubiquinone] 1 subunit C1, mitochondrial, translated to MAPPVLSRSASRLLAPARLLAPARLPSASRARWKFYVREPPRDRPDWLKVGLTLGTAAALWIHLIKKHNEDVLEYKRRNGLE